The following are from one region of the Leucobacter sp. Psy1 genome:
- a CDS encoding TIGR00341 family protein, translating into MNSIAEMRDAVFFAGAERGTRLQRFWILLILSSVIAAAGVAADSTATVIGAMIIAPLMLPIQGAMLATVLGDRLNLLRSISLILAGMSASIAIGYVVGLMVPQDIVAATNSQVAGRVTPRLIDLLAALATGVAGSIALVRRDISDTLPGVAIAISLVPPLTVTGLTIESASYGQAVGALWLFATNVASILATGIVVMSVYRVRDRSSDTGATPQKSTRRSTAVLVIMLAVITVPLAVSSISTARSEHDLSTIRALSENWATEAGWHVVDVEVEKPRIVIQVSGEAPEPRTASLARDLAASGLDFDTVSIEFIPIERIELEATT; encoded by the coding sequence ATGAACTCAATTGCTGAGATGCGCGATGCCGTCTTCTTCGCGGGAGCGGAACGTGGAACACGGCTGCAGCGCTTCTGGATTCTGCTCATTCTGTCTTCGGTCATCGCCGCCGCCGGGGTGGCTGCAGACTCCACGGCCACGGTCATCGGTGCGATGATCATCGCACCACTCATGCTTCCCATTCAAGGAGCCATGCTCGCGACGGTTCTCGGCGATCGCCTGAATCTTCTCCGCAGTATCTCTCTCATCCTCGCGGGAATGTCGGCAAGCATCGCAATCGGATACGTTGTCGGGCTCATGGTTCCCCAAGACATCGTTGCAGCGACCAACTCGCAAGTCGCGGGGAGGGTCACTCCTCGACTCATCGATCTTCTCGCAGCTCTGGCGACGGGAGTCGCAGGCTCGATCGCCCTGGTACGCCGCGACATTTCCGACACGCTCCCCGGCGTGGCGATCGCGATCTCGCTGGTACCGCCGCTCACCGTGACCGGCCTCACCATCGAGTCTGCCAGCTACGGTCAGGCAGTCGGCGCACTCTGGCTGTTCGCCACGAATGTCGCGTCGATCCTTGCCACCGGTATCGTCGTCATGTCCGTGTACCGTGTCCGTGATCGGTCGTCCGATACCGGCGCTACGCCGCAGAAATCGACACGTCGGTCAACCGCCGTCCTCGTGATCATGTTGGCGGTCATCACAGTTCCTCTCGCCGTTTCATCGATTTCGACGGCACGGAGCGAGCACGACTTGAGTACGATTCGAGCGCTCTCGGAGAACTGGGCGACTGAAGCCGGATGGCACGTCGTCGATGTCGAGGTGGAGAAGCCCCGCATCGTGATTCAGGTGAGCGGCGAGGCGCCGGAGCCGAGAACGGCCTCTCTCGCACGCGATCTCGCAGCGTCCGGTCTCGACTTCGACACCGTCAGCATCGAGTTCATTCCCATCGAGCGGATCGAACTCGAGGCGACCACCTGA
- a CDS encoding AI-2E family transporter: protein MSRSGRAGLTTRLVSLAAFFATAAGIYFARGIVAPFVLALVLVIILYPVRRGLRSRGAPDWVSSLSLVTLAWGAVAAGVVLVIAMTDAMIDIVVSHRSDMIEAQEQLQSLLTSTGLSGSFDGLLRTWFDPASLVEFLSRSAGALTGAVFAVVLVMLYATFLAFDASRFERVLGEFSVRRIATVRRLSGCASAIRRFIVVNTTFGMIVAVLDGILLAVLSVPSPLVWALLAFVTNFIPSIGFVIGVAPPALLAFLVGDWHIGLAVILGYSIINVVLQSFVQPKFVSHAVDLSLTLTFLSVIVWTVLLGPTGAILAVPLTLLARAVLLDDSETSRLARWITGDESESRGEIG, encoded by the coding sequence ATGAGCAGGTCAGGACGAGCAGGCCTGACCACCAGGCTCGTGTCTCTCGCCGCATTCTTCGCCACCGCAGCCGGTATCTATTTCGCCAGGGGCATAGTTGCGCCCTTTGTTCTTGCCCTCGTGCTCGTGATCATCTTGTACCCCGTCCGCCGCGGACTCAGATCCCGCGGCGCGCCAGACTGGGTCTCATCTCTCTCGTTGGTCACTCTGGCCTGGGGCGCGGTCGCCGCCGGGGTCGTCCTCGTCATAGCGATGACGGACGCGATGATCGATATCGTCGTGTCGCACCGCTCCGACATGATCGAGGCGCAAGAACAACTCCAATCACTCCTCACCTCGACCGGACTCAGTGGAAGTTTCGACGGCCTCCTCCGCACCTGGTTCGACCCGGCCTCCCTCGTCGAATTCCTTTCCCGCTCAGCCGGTGCCCTGACAGGCGCGGTCTTCGCTGTCGTGCTCGTCATGCTCTACGCCACATTCTTAGCTTTTGATGCCAGCAGGTTCGAACGCGTGCTCGGCGAGTTCAGCGTTCGCCGCATTGCAACGGTGCGACGGTTGTCCGGCTGCGCATCGGCTATTCGGCGCTTCATCGTGGTCAACACGACATTCGGCATGATCGTGGCGGTACTGGACGGGATCCTGCTCGCGGTGCTCTCGGTACCGTCTCCCCTTGTCTGGGCGCTCCTCGCCTTCGTTACGAATTTCATCCCGAGCATCGGTTTCGTCATCGGCGTGGCACCACCGGCGCTGCTCGCGTTCCTCGTGGGAGACTGGCACATCGGTCTGGCCGTCATTCTGGGGTACTCCATCATCAATGTGGTACTGCAGTCCTTCGTACAACCGAAGTTTGTCAGCCACGCGGTCGACCTCAGTCTCACATTAACTTTTCTCTCCGTCATCGTATGGACGGTGCTCCTCGGCCCTACCGGGGCGATTCTCGCGGTTCCCCTGACCCTCCTCGCGCGAGCGGTACTCCTCGACGACTCCGAGACTTCGCGCCTTGCGCGTTGGATCACGGGAGACGAGAGCGAATCTCGAGGGGAAATCGGATAG
- a CDS encoding GAP family protein: MHELVLVIWRILPVVLGLVASPLAVLVILGIVLSDRPIRNSACFSVGWASSIATLLVCATVMLRLTGAHESPVGTDALRYVHLLIALICGGGAIWTFRRSRTLLERAAVVRSRELPADTTAELPGLVRMSRHSTAPRSLILGAGVFAANPTNLSLILATAIDITFADLAPPDKVWLAVGFVAVASIPVLVPTMLLIAGGDRAVGPLTALRGWVLRNNGFLRAGLLLLVAFLQLDRAFIGSRW, translated from the coding sequence ATGCATGAACTCGTTCTCGTGATCTGGCGGATCTTGCCCGTAGTACTCGGCCTCGTGGCGAGCCCGCTCGCAGTGCTCGTCATTCTCGGAATCGTGCTGTCCGACCGACCAATCCGGAACAGCGCGTGCTTCTCCGTCGGGTGGGCCTCGTCGATCGCAACGCTCCTGGTCTGCGCGACCGTGATGTTGCGTCTGACTGGCGCTCACGAATCCCCGGTAGGCACGGATGCCCTGCGCTACGTTCACCTCCTCATCGCGCTGATCTGCGGAGGCGGGGCGATATGGACCTTTCGGCGTTCGAGGACGTTGCTGGAACGTGCCGCTGTGGTCAGGAGTCGTGAGCTTCCTGCAGATACGACCGCGGAGCTCCCCGGACTCGTGCGGATGAGTCGGCACTCGACTGCGCCCCGATCGTTGATCCTCGGAGCAGGGGTATTCGCCGCGAACCCGACCAACCTCTCGTTGATCCTCGCCACGGCGATCGATATTACTTTCGCTGACTTGGCTCCTCCAGACAAAGTCTGGTTGGCGGTCGGATTCGTCGCGGTGGCATCGATCCCGGTCCTCGTGCCCACCATGCTGTTGATCGCGGGTGGCGATCGCGCAGTCGGGCCGCTCACTGCCCTGCGCGGCTGGGTGCTCCGGAACAATGGTTTCCTCCGTGCTGGGCTTCTGCTGCTGGTCGCATTCCTGCAACTCGACCGAGCGTTCATCGGGAGCCGCTGGTGA
- a CDS encoding DUF2945 domain-containing protein, translating to MSTDLKRGDRVSWNTSQGRTQGKVVERKTGDFTHDGQKFTASREEPSYIVESEKTGSRAAHRGSALRKLKSE from the coding sequence ATGAGCACAGACTTGAAGCGAGGCGACCGAGTGAGCTGGAACACGTCGCAGGGCAGAACTCAGGGCAAGGTCGTGGAGAGGAAGACGGGAGACTTCACCCATGACGGGCAGAAGTTCACCGCATCGCGTGAGGAGCCTTCGTATATCGTCGAATCGGAGAAGACAGGATCACGCGCCGCACATCGCGGGTCCGCCTTGCGGAAGCTCAAGTCAGAGTGA
- a CDS encoding DUF6325 family protein, translated as MQFRYGPVELSLIDFADGPPDLDVWAAVETLVSAGVLRVLDAIWISKDAQGNMTFEEEVSDAFPLLRESEESVDGLIGDEDMQGFSEAVEPGSSALLVAWELLYARDLAERLGSSGGTVLRSTRIPAPIVNALINTIEKN; from the coding sequence ATGCAATTCCGATACGGCCCCGTAGAGCTCTCGTTGATCGACTTCGCTGACGGGCCACCAGACCTCGACGTCTGGGCAGCGGTTGAAACGTTGGTCAGCGCCGGAGTGCTGCGTGTGCTCGATGCCATCTGGATCAGCAAGGACGCGCAAGGAAACATGACATTCGAAGAGGAGGTATCTGATGCCTTCCCACTTCTGCGCGAGAGTGAAGAGAGCGTAGACGGGCTCATCGGGGACGAGGACATGCAGGGTTTCTCGGAGGCCGTCGAACCCGGCTCATCCGCCCTCCTCGTTGCCTGGGAGTTGCTCTACGCCCGAGATCTCGCCGAGCGGCTCGGTTCCAGTGGCGGCACAGTGCTCAGGAGCACCCGCATCCCGGCCCCGATCGTCAATGCGCTCATCAACACCATCGAAAAGAACTGA
- a CDS encoding SulP family inorganic anion transporter, whose amino-acid sequence MNRYLSRFGSRRTVIADLRAGLTLGIESVPDGLAAGVLAGVNPLIGLNAYIVGTFVGALTTGSVFMTVQATGAMSVIVAEAPEVHGANSAGALTTLVLCSGLTMLVLGIAGFGKLVRFIPGVVIIGFVNAVAVNIVLGQLENFTGYASVGTHRLTRLVDTMLSPSEFHWWSLCVGAVTIAVILALGRTPLGALSMVVGVLAGSVFATLVPQAQVATLSTIAEVTRSLPSLAVPDLSVIGALLVPACSLALVGLVQGAAISGSVANPDGRHPDPSADFRGQGLANIASGMLHGLPVGGSMSGTALARSAGAGSALTGVVASAVMVVTVFACGPLIGEIAMPALAALLIVVGVRSIKVHQLTLVWRTGAVPTAICAATFALTLLIPLQYAVLAGAGISVILFVARQSNRIRVVRWVVEPASDRPREVTPPKNIDRGETVVLVPYGSLFFASSEVFRQQLPTPKGRIDGAVVIIRLRGVEDLGVTFLTMIRGYAVELQSGGADLMIVGVAERLDEQLRLTGVAEVVGEENIFRASSRLGDSLREAIAEAGRRREW is encoded by the coding sequence GTGAATCGATACCTGAGTCGTTTCGGCTCACGGCGAACGGTCATCGCCGACCTCAGGGCGGGCCTGACTCTCGGAATTGAAAGCGTTCCTGATGGGCTCGCCGCTGGTGTGCTCGCTGGCGTTAACCCGCTGATCGGGTTGAACGCCTACATCGTAGGTACGTTCGTCGGGGCGTTGACCACGGGGTCCGTATTCATGACGGTCCAGGCGACTGGAGCGATGTCTGTGATCGTCGCCGAGGCGCCCGAAGTTCACGGAGCGAACTCCGCCGGTGCACTTACGACTCTGGTGCTCTGCAGCGGGCTCACAATGTTGGTTTTGGGTATTGCCGGATTCGGCAAGCTGGTGCGGTTCATCCCCGGAGTGGTGATCATCGGATTCGTCAATGCGGTAGCCGTCAATATCGTGCTCGGTCAACTGGAGAATTTCACGGGGTACGCGAGCGTAGGCACTCACCGCCTCACCAGACTTGTGGACACGATGCTGAGTCCGTCTGAGTTTCACTGGTGGAGTCTCTGCGTCGGTGCGGTCACGATCGCGGTGATTCTCGCTCTCGGACGCACGCCGCTCGGCGCCTTGTCGATGGTCGTCGGTGTGCTCGCGGGTTCAGTGTTCGCGACGCTGGTGCCGCAAGCCCAGGTGGCTACTCTCTCCACGATTGCCGAGGTCACCCGCTCGCTTCCGTCGCTCGCGGTGCCGGATCTCTCGGTGATCGGCGCCCTCCTGGTTCCAGCGTGCTCTCTCGCCTTGGTCGGGCTGGTGCAGGGTGCCGCGATATCAGGATCAGTGGCGAACCCCGACGGCCGTCATCCCGATCCTTCCGCCGACTTCCGCGGTCAAGGTCTCGCCAATATCGCGTCAGGAATGCTCCACGGACTGCCCGTGGGCGGCTCGATGTCGGGAACCGCGCTCGCGCGGAGCGCAGGCGCTGGCAGTGCTCTTACCGGAGTCGTCGCGAGCGCAGTCATGGTGGTCACTGTCTTCGCGTGCGGCCCGCTCATCGGTGAGATAGCGATGCCAGCGCTCGCAGCCCTCCTGATCGTCGTGGGTGTGCGCTCGATTAAAGTGCATCAACTCACGCTGGTGTGGCGGACGGGCGCTGTGCCGACTGCGATCTGTGCCGCAACGTTTGCTCTCACTCTGTTAATTCCGTTGCAGTACGCGGTGCTGGCCGGTGCGGGCATCTCGGTGATCTTGTTCGTCGCCCGTCAGTCCAACCGCATTCGGGTGGTCCGGTGGGTGGTGGAACCGGCCAGCGACCGCCCTCGCGAGGTGACTCCACCGAAGAACATCGATCGCGGAGAGACCGTGGTGTTGGTGCCATACGGGAGCCTGTTCTTCGCCTCTTCCGAGGTGTTCAGACAACAGCTCCCGACTCCGAAGGGGCGCATCGACGGGGCGGTGGTCATCATCCGACTTCGAGGGGTCGAAGATTTGGGGGTGACCTTCCTGACGATGATACGGGGGTACGCCGTCGAGCTGCAGTCGGGCGGAGCGGACCTCATGATCGTCGGAGTCGCAGAAAGACTCGACGAACAGCTCCGGCTTACGGGTGTCGCGGAAGTGGTGGGGGAAGAGAATATCTTCCGGGCTTCGTCCCGTCTCGGGGATTCGTTACGCGAGGCGATCGCAGAGGCGGGTCGCCGCAGGGAATGGTGA
- a CDS encoding LuxR C-terminal-related transcriptional regulator, whose amino-acid sequence MSPKNVFREQRRFAHVVPEWQSGSLLRPRVTNLIDARIAPGGAALLITAPGGFGKTTAITEWARGHIGRVAWLGIGPFAPQPEVLGLEILHALQKLARSSSQHDLRHFLEIADERLPPSALLDLLLEAASCADAPFYLVIDDAHRAGGALSGGVLGALLAEAHPPLRIVIAGSDDVELRLCELLLNHPEHRLTSADLAFTEEEVGALFAQASTSSDVHAIHEETRGWPIAVRAAQLTRADIALGRRIDGPVFTEYIRSRLLGTLPADLEEFVLTTSVCHDITPGLAQAVTGDDAAHQKLEHCVSTGLFLDRYDTRGGPVYRWHELFAKQCRSILQERDPRRLHDGFVAAARYTSADQPLSSMGYWLDADEPELAVTAMLAHWPQLLVGREIEPLYRWCAQLPHPYNDDPRVLLVRACAQDILGDSDFARMLLARAEARADGIVERSSYEALHAQASVQLADDRGELVDATRAVQKQLIESPSMTGATRAALTYLAGYALLRHRRDPPLAVQFLSAAVVEAEAVSNFPLADRARSQLAYTLAWSGEFRSATRTLQGRPTESDSGPWVRYAGSDAAATTAAGHVAFWQGDLELARQSFSHALQGANAHATFAGIARMMFAFTAAALHDPLLCRRAAQELQAIPNKMRQGVSWPAFRHAATAALHEAAGHRGRALGIVDRYADATDLPLVTALLAGIATRAGKHDLAAQMLARQSNYSGFSYLKATTSAGEALLLWNEGHRDGAHESIEHALDLATEEHIAYPFAQGGMAMRRLLHEHLTWGTEFEGFITRCFSPETPRGPLQHLSEREQAVFAEMRTDKTMQEIADALEVSINTVKTHQRSIYRKLDVSTRRDAVRQFS is encoded by the coding sequence ATGAGCCCGAAGAATGTGTTCCGCGAGCAGCGTCGCTTCGCTCATGTCGTGCCGGAGTGGCAGTCAGGAAGTCTGCTCCGACCGCGCGTCACCAACCTGATCGACGCCCGCATCGCCCCGGGCGGCGCTGCACTCCTGATCACCGCTCCTGGCGGCTTCGGGAAGACCACGGCAATCACTGAGTGGGCACGCGGGCACATTGGCCGAGTGGCCTGGCTGGGCATCGGACCATTCGCTCCTCAGCCGGAGGTACTCGGCCTCGAGATCCTCCACGCGCTGCAAAAGCTCGCGCGATCGTCATCTCAGCATGACCTGCGCCACTTTCTCGAGATCGCTGACGAACGCCTGCCCCCATCCGCACTCCTCGACCTCCTGCTCGAAGCTGCAAGCTGCGCAGATGCACCCTTCTACTTGGTCATCGACGATGCGCACCGGGCGGGGGGCGCTCTCTCGGGCGGCGTTCTCGGGGCGCTCCTCGCCGAAGCTCACCCACCACTTCGCATCGTCATCGCCGGCTCGGACGACGTTGAGCTTCGGCTGTGCGAACTCCTGCTGAACCATCCCGAGCACCGACTCACGAGCGCGGACCTCGCGTTCACCGAGGAAGAGGTCGGAGCACTCTTCGCGCAAGCATCGACGTCTTCCGACGTGCACGCCATACATGAAGAGACTCGAGGGTGGCCGATCGCGGTTCGTGCGGCACAGCTCACCCGCGCGGATATCGCTCTCGGACGCCGCATCGACGGCCCGGTTTTCACGGAGTACATACGCAGTCGCCTGCTCGGCACGCTCCCAGCAGATCTCGAGGAGTTCGTGCTCACAACTTCGGTATGCCATGACATCACTCCTGGACTTGCGCAGGCCGTCACCGGGGACGACGCGGCACACCAGAAGCTGGAGCATTGTGTCTCCACGGGCCTCTTCCTCGATCGGTACGACACTCGCGGAGGGCCGGTGTACCGCTGGCATGAGCTGTTCGCAAAGCAGTGCCGATCAATACTTCAAGAGCGCGACCCTCGCCGACTCCACGATGGATTCGTCGCAGCAGCAAGATACACCTCTGCGGACCAACCACTCTCATCCATGGGGTACTGGTTGGATGCGGATGAACCGGAACTCGCCGTCACCGCCATGCTCGCGCACTGGCCGCAACTCCTTGTCGGACGTGAGATAGAACCTCTGTACCGTTGGTGCGCCCAGCTACCTCACCCCTACAACGATGACCCTCGCGTGCTCCTCGTGCGCGCCTGCGCGCAAGATATTCTCGGTGACAGCGATTTCGCACGCATGCTGCTCGCGCGCGCCGAGGCACGGGCGGACGGCATTGTCGAGCGTTCATCCTACGAAGCGCTGCACGCGCAAGCATCCGTGCAACTCGCCGATGATCGAGGAGAGCTCGTCGATGCGACTCGAGCGGTGCAGAAGCAACTCATTGAGTCGCCGTCTATGACCGGCGCGACTCGTGCGGCGCTCACGTACCTCGCGGGATATGCCCTCCTTCGGCACCGGCGTGATCCTCCGCTCGCGGTTCAGTTCCTCTCCGCGGCCGTAGTCGAAGCCGAGGCGGTTTCCAACTTTCCCCTAGCCGACCGCGCGAGAAGTCAACTGGCATACACGCTGGCCTGGTCGGGTGAGTTCCGGTCCGCGACGCGGACGCTCCAGGGGCGTCCGACTGAGTCAGACTCAGGACCATGGGTCCGCTACGCCGGCTCGGACGCCGCCGCCACGACGGCGGCTGGACACGTGGCGTTTTGGCAGGGTGATCTCGAGCTCGCGAGACAGTCTTTCTCACACGCGCTGCAGGGAGCCAACGCACATGCAACCTTCGCGGGCATTGCTCGGATGATGTTCGCGTTCACGGCCGCTGCCCTTCACGACCCCCTCCTCTGTCGTCGAGCCGCCCAAGAGCTGCAGGCAATCCCGAACAAGATGCGCCAGGGCGTCAGCTGGCCCGCGTTCCGGCACGCGGCAACCGCAGCTTTGCATGAGGCGGCGGGTCATCGTGGCCGAGCGCTCGGCATTGTCGACCGATACGCCGACGCGACTGATCTCCCGCTCGTGACAGCTCTGCTCGCTGGGATCGCCACGCGAGCAGGCAAGCACGATCTTGCCGCCCAGATGCTCGCGAGACAGTCTAATTACTCGGGCTTCTCATATCTCAAGGCGACGACGAGCGCCGGGGAAGCACTGCTGCTGTGGAACGAGGGCCATCGAGATGGCGCGCACGAGTCCATCGAGCACGCACTCGATCTCGCGACCGAGGAGCACATAGCTTATCCCTTCGCACAGGGCGGAATGGCGATGCGACGCCTGCTGCACGAGCATCTGACATGGGGAACCGAATTCGAGGGCTTCATCACCCGATGCTTCTCCCCGGAGACGCCACGCGGGCCGCTCCAGCATCTTTCGGAGCGCGAACAGGCCGTCTTCGCCGAGATGAGAACCGACAAGACCATGCAGGAGATCGCCGACGCCCTCGAGGTCTCCATCAACACGGTCAAGACCCATCAACGCTCCATTTACCGCAAGCTCGACGTCAGCACCCGACGAGATGCCGTCAGGCAGTTCTCGTAG
- a CDS encoding SulP family inorganic anion transporter translates to MQRPLAGLTRTRLVTETLSGVTLLAIAIPLNIGYAQIAGLPATAGLYALVVPTLVYALLASSRQVVASPDAAAAALVASSIGGLAVAGSEQYATMALAQAILCGVMFVLLAFFKMGFLANFLSKPILIGFVGGLALDILVSQVAKMLGVKIESGGEFVEKVVGLVQGLAGANAWSIVISVGAILILLVGRRIRAAVPWALIVMVLATVVTVTARLDEYGVAVLGEVPAGPPALTWPVLSWLEWLALVPSALALTMVTTAEGLLVSRSYGEKRGYATQPNRDLFAFGVANITAGAQGSFAVGSSTSRTAAMDQSGSRTQFPSLVLAAGTLLLLLFGTGLLADIPSPAIGAIVAIAVLPLLGVREFARLWRLDRFEFAIGATCFAVTLFVGSIPGILVAFVLALLNMARRAATPAIDVLASDDNPQQSLLESASPGALTAPGVLVVRLAAPLFFANGVVFSDTVKRAVTSVGKDPLRAVIIDMEAVTDVDVTAAESVTELSQWLQRRNIVLSFSRLRPRSEVRLRRLGVIQDQQTFPTNRAAVAAFSPPDPLQSSHE, encoded by the coding sequence GTGCAGCGACCTCTGGCAGGGCTGACTCGAACGCGGCTCGTCACCGAGACACTTTCGGGTGTCACTCTGCTGGCGATCGCAATTCCTCTGAACATCGGGTACGCGCAGATCGCCGGCCTTCCGGCCACCGCGGGCCTGTATGCACTGGTCGTCCCCACGCTCGTCTACGCGCTTCTCGCTTCATCCCGTCAAGTCGTCGCGTCCCCTGACGCCGCAGCGGCCGCACTCGTCGCCTCCTCCATCGGCGGGTTGGCTGTCGCGGGTTCGGAGCAATACGCCACGATGGCTCTCGCTCAGGCGATTCTGTGCGGAGTCATGTTCGTCCTCTTGGCGTTCTTCAAGATGGGATTTCTCGCAAACTTCTTGTCGAAACCCATCCTGATCGGTTTCGTGGGAGGACTCGCCCTCGACATCCTCGTTTCGCAGGTCGCCAAAATGCTCGGGGTGAAGATCGAGTCCGGTGGAGAGTTCGTCGAGAAGGTTGTCGGGCTCGTGCAGGGTCTCGCTGGGGCGAACGCGTGGTCGATCGTCATCTCGGTCGGTGCAATTCTCATCCTGCTGGTCGGCCGCCGCATTCGGGCGGCCGTCCCCTGGGCGCTCATCGTGATGGTGCTCGCAACGGTCGTCACCGTCACCGCCAGGCTCGACGAGTACGGCGTGGCCGTTCTCGGTGAGGTTCCCGCGGGTCCCCCTGCTCTCACCTGGCCTGTTCTCTCCTGGCTCGAGTGGCTGGCACTTGTTCCTTCGGCGCTCGCTCTCACGATGGTGACAACCGCTGAAGGCTTGCTGGTTTCGCGCTCGTACGGAGAGAAGCGCGGCTACGCGACTCAGCCCAATCGAGACCTTTTCGCGTTCGGGGTGGCCAACATTACCGCGGGGGCACAGGGAAGCTTCGCCGTAGGATCTTCGACCAGCCGGACGGCGGCCATGGACCAGTCCGGTTCGCGCACGCAGTTTCCTTCGCTTGTGCTCGCGGCGGGAACTCTGCTGCTCCTGCTATTCGGTACCGGCTTGCTCGCCGACATCCCCTCGCCTGCAATCGGCGCGATCGTCGCAATTGCCGTGCTCCCCCTCCTCGGTGTGCGCGAGTTCGCACGGCTCTGGAGACTCGATCGATTCGAATTCGCGATCGGCGCGACCTGCTTCGCAGTGACGCTCTTCGTTGGATCGATCCCGGGCATCCTCGTAGCGTTCGTTCTCGCGCTGCTGAATATGGCTCGACGGGCGGCGACGCCTGCGATCGATGTTCTCGCATCGGACGACAACCCGCAGCAATCGCTCCTCGAGAGCGCCTCCCCTGGAGCACTCACTGCGCCGGGCGTGCTCGTCGTCAGGCTCGCAGCTCCATTGTTCTTCGCGAATGGCGTGGTGTTCTCGGACACAGTGAAACGCGCTGTCACCTCAGTGGGTAAAGATCCTCTGCGCGCCGTGATCATCGACATGGAAGCCGTGACGGACGTCGATGTGACGGCCGCGGAGTCGGTGACGGAGTTGTCGCAGTGGCTGCAACGAAGAAATATCGTTCTCTCGTTCAGCCGCCTGCGACCACGCTCAGAAGTCCGCCTCCGACGACTCGGCGTCATTCAAGACCAACAGACTTTTCCCACCAATCGGGCTGCCGTCGCCGCGTTCTCGCCTCCCGACCCCCTGCAGTCATCACATGAATAA
- a CDS encoding 2'-5' RNA ligase family protein: MISIEMLLDAQTEARVRADWHRLAVAGLSSQGANPAPSNRPHVTMLVRRQLRECAFQEAVSQLPIGIELGDPIVFRRGDRGVLARPVRMTRELLSLHESVHRAAGVGDDAPHTAPQEWVPHVTLARRVQLASLERALSLVEPAFVGVGAALRRWDSRSREVTLLSCPASPGSV, translated from the coding sequence ATGATCAGCATCGAGATGCTCCTCGACGCTCAGACCGAGGCGCGCGTGCGCGCCGACTGGCATCGCCTGGCTGTGGCAGGGCTCTCGAGTCAGGGCGCGAATCCCGCGCCGAGTAATCGCCCGCACGTGACGATGCTCGTTCGCCGGCAACTCCGGGAGTGCGCGTTCCAGGAAGCCGTATCTCAACTGCCGATCGGCATCGAACTCGGCGACCCGATCGTCTTTCGTCGCGGGGACCGCGGGGTGCTCGCCAGACCCGTGCGGATGACGCGTGAATTGCTGTCGTTGCACGAGTCGGTGCACCGCGCAGCCGGAGTCGGCGACGACGCGCCGCATACGGCGCCGCAAGAGTGGGTGCCCCACGTGACTCTCGCCCGACGAGTGCAACTCGCGTCGCTGGAACGGGCGCTGAGTCTCGTGGAGCCGGCGTTCGTGGGTGTCGGCGCCGCACTGCGCCGATGGGATTCGCGGTCGCGCGAGGTGACGCTGCTCTCCTGCCCAGCTTCCCCTGGTTCCGTGTGA
- a CDS encoding YdeI/OmpD-associated family protein — protein sequence MRFETTLFQDGNNTGVEVPAEVVDALGGGKRAAVSVTVNGYQYPSTLAVMGGRHLIPFSSDKRAATGLAGGDPIAVDLELDTTPRTVEVPEDLTAALDAAGVRSAFDGLAPSARKAHVNSVLSAKAPETRARRIAAIVTKLG from the coding sequence ATGAGGTTCGAGACAACGCTGTTTCAGGACGGCAACAACACTGGGGTCGAAGTGCCGGCAGAGGTCGTCGATGCACTCGGCGGTGGGAAGCGGGCGGCCGTATCCGTGACCGTGAACGGCTATCAGTATCCAAGCACGCTGGCGGTGATGGGTGGGCGTCACCTGATCCCGTTCTCATCGGACAAACGAGCGGCGACCGGGCTCGCCGGTGGCGACCCGATCGCGGTCGACCTGGAGCTCGACACGACCCCCCGAACCGTCGAAGTCCCTGAGGATTTGACCGCGGCCCTCGACGCCGCGGGGGTGCGGAGTGCGTTCGATGGGTTAGCGCCGAGCGCACGCAAGGCTCACGTGAATTCGGTCCTGAGTGCCAAAGCGCCAGAGACGCGCGCGCGGCGGATCGCCGCGATCGTCACGAAGCTCGGCTGA